A single genomic interval of Halopiger aswanensis harbors:
- a CDS encoding TATA-box-binding protein, whose amino-acid sequence MAGIKVVNIVGLGNLQSEVDIEVLAADAPLPVSNYDPKFNASFFRFEEDGELVILYTSGKYILRGGDEFEIMYAVNERFLGLLEEMGVEVDAAELEIKNVVAVGNLGHEVDLNALTIELGIEDVEYEPEQFPGLVYRPDGTNCVLLVFGSGKVVITGGRTRKEDKDAFTALEERIKQSALE is encoded by the coding sequence ATGGCTGGTATCAAGGTTGTGAATATCGTTGGTCTTGGGAATCTTCAGAGTGAGGTAGACATCGAGGTGTTGGCTGCGGACGCGCCCCTACCCGTTTCCAACTACGACCCAAAGTTCAACGCATCGTTCTTTCGCTTCGAAGAGGATGGGGAACTGGTGATTCTCTATACGTCTGGGAAGTATATTCTGCGTGGTGGGGATGAGTTTGAGATAATGTACGCGGTGAACGAGCGGTTCTTGGGGTTGTTGGAGGAGATGGGTGTCGAAGTGGACGCAGCAGAGTTAGAGATTAAGAATGTGGTTGCGGTCGGCAATTTAGGACACGAGGTGGATTTGAACGCGTTAACGATTGAGCTTGGAATTGAAGATGTGGAGTACGAACCTGAGCAGTTCCCAGGACTGGTGTATCGCCCTGATGGGACGAACTGTGTGTTACTTGTGTTCGGAAGTGGTAAGGTGGTGATTACAGGCGGTCGGACGCGGAAAGAGGATAAGGATGCATTCACAGCGTTAGAAGAGCGCATCAAGCAGAGTGCATTAGAATAA